In a genomic window of Thermoproteus tenax Kra 1:
- a CDS encoding alcohol dehydrogenase catalytic domain-containing protein: MKAYLLRQPRGELELSEVEKPRAAPGRAVVKVKAFGICYRDYLSWAGWQRVKFPTVPGHEFAGIVVEVGDGVELGPGDRVAGMMFEYCGECEYCKSGREYLCKNKRVFGEDIWGAYAEYISVDAKSLVKIPDNVDFAAASFAACVLSTVVRAVKKTGVRQGYLVAVTGASGGVGIHALQIAKAYGARTVAITKPQKAELVSKFADYVITSQEFAEEVKRLGYADVVVETVGGPTLEQSARSLKPGGKIALIGNVDPNPALIKLGLFILKEIDVLPVLQGSRSDLAEALRLLSEGKVRAVYTAFSFDRVPELVKGMPQSRHVGRQVVMLD, translated from the coding sequence ATGAAGGCCTATTTATTACGACAACCGAGGGGCGAGCTCGAGCTTTCTGAGGTAGAAAAACCAAGGGCTGCTCCCGGCAGAGCTGTGGTCAAGGTGAAGGCCTTCGGAATTTGCTATAGGGATTATCTGTCCTGGGCAGGTTGGCAGAGGGTTAAGTTCCCCACCGTGCCCGGCCATGAGTTTGCCGGTATTGTTGTCGAGGTAGGCGACGGCGTAGAGTTGGGCCCAGGCGATAGAGTGGCCGGCATGATGTTTGAATATTGTGGCGAGTGTGAGTACTGCAAGTCGGGACGTGAGTACCTTTGTAAAAACAAGAGGGTATTCGGAGAGGACATATGGGGAGCCTACGCTGAATATATATCTGTAGATGCCAAGTCCCTTGTTAAGATTCCGGACAACGTGGATTTTGCGGCCGCCTCCTTCGCAGCATGCGTCCTCTCGACTGTGGTTAGGGCCGTGAAGAAGACCGGCGTGAGGCAGGGCTATCTGGTGGCGGTCACGGGGGCCTCGGGCGGCGTCGGGATCCATGCGCTTCAAATAGCTAAGGCCTATGGAGCAAGGACTGTCGCCATCACAAAGCCTCAGAAGGCCGAGCTTGTCTCTAAATTTGCAGACTATGTGATAACTTCCCAAGAATTCGCCGAAGAGGTCAAGAGGCTGGGATACGCCGATGTTGTGGTAGAGACTGTGGGAGGACCCACTCTTGAACAATCGGCCCGCTCTCTGAAGCCAGGAGGCAAAATAGCGTTAATAGGCAACGTCGATCCAAACCCTGCGTTGATCAAACTGGGTCTATTTATACTCAAGGAGATAGATGTCTTGCCTGTGTTGCAAGGCTCCCGTTCTGATTTGGCGGAGGCCTTGCGGCTGTTGTCCGAGGGTAAAGTGAGAGCTGTGTACACGGCCTTCAGTTTCGATAGAGTGCCTGAACTTGTCAAAGGGATGCCCCAATCGAGACACGTGGGGAGACAGGTCGTGATGCTCGACTAG
- a CDS encoding transcription initiation factor B, giving the protein MSVQIDIVGRCPVCGGERLALNSEYMVVCTSCGTVLGGAVASGAYATRRDDDHAPIFGSTLFDWHDIRGLVVPKYKVYEMLNRRVSSGVETEIDKLASLLSLPKACSSTAKWIVMRIRYVRDVELTAAAALFISCRIVKTYADFKFKGFDAEKLRRKIVLLQKLAKLSMPPPPPVQVIHHLVSEFKLGPEVVRDSLDILEVLSPILGRGKIAQLVAFILAARARGHKIDVRAVADASWSQPDLIVDALKTVARAVK; this is encoded by the coding sequence GTGAGTGTACAGATAGATATAGTGGGACGATGCCCTGTATGCGGAGGAGAGAGGCTGGCCCTCAATTCAGAGTACATGGTCGTCTGTACATCGTGTGGGACTGTCCTGGGAGGCGCCGTGGCGTCAGGCGCCTATGCTACGAGACGTGACGATGACCACGCCCCGATCTTTGGTTCCACGCTCTTCGATTGGCACGATATAAGGGGACTAGTCGTGCCTAAATACAAGGTCTACGAGATGTTGAACAGAAGAGTTTCGAGCGGCGTAGAGACCGAGATCGATAAGCTCGCATCTCTGTTGAGCCTGCCCAAGGCCTGTTCGAGCACAGCCAAGTGGATAGTCATGCGTATACGCTATGTCCGCGACGTGGAGCTCACCGCCGCCGCCGCCCTGTTTATATCTTGCCGGATAGTGAAGACTTATGCCGACTTTAAGTTCAAGGGTTTTGACGCCGAAAAGCTGAGGAGGAAGATAGTGTTGCTCCAGAAGTTGGCCAAATTGAGCATGCCGCCGCCTCCGCCCGTTCAAGTAATACACCACCTTGTCTCCGAGTTTAAGCTGGGCCCCGAAGTCGTTAGAGATTCGCTCGATATACTGGAGGTATTATCCCCCATTCTAGGTAGGGGGAAGATAGCCCAGCTAGTAGCATTTATCCTAGCGGCAAGGGCGCGGGGCCATAAGATAGATGTACGCGCTGTTGCGGATGCCTCTTGGTCTCAGCCGGACCTTATAGTCGACGCCTTGAAGACAGTTGCTAGGGCTGTGAAGTAG